One Vespa crabro chromosome 1, iyVesCrab1.2, whole genome shotgun sequence genomic region harbors:
- the LOC124431209 gene encoding protein bicaudal D isoform X2, translating into MATVEGITVEDLRTEIERLSRELDLASTEKIQSAQYGLALLEEKSALQQKCNDLEALYENTKHELEIAQEALTKVQTTTILTTKSGIEQEESLLSESAARETSLQIQILELENETKQLRHELERVQAERDHALQEREEIGKDHLQAETERKTLRTELRECRFRETRLLQDYSELEDENISLQKQVSGLRSSQVEFEGAKHEIRRLTEEVELLNSQVEELTNLKRIAEKQMEEALESLQAEREAKYALKKELDQRINSESIYNLSNLALSIRGITEDQTICSDGEDDPPALRRIEADLKTQEPGTSAADKQVDLFSEIHLNELKKLEKQLELAESEKVHLTQNLRESQYAVEKSQGELQTFIARIMQLTAHVQSLQHLHSKLPGKENEEVTMEKLNQAIMQYHQWSTMSAREVDQLQKDLTELENGLTVSDATQQLRTELTNLRNKLLDTEQRSMQLESDVCTLSKLAIEAGGFLDSAQNDLQNISDELVYLYHHVCAVNGEMPSRVVLDHEKIVPEKEEEGNGKIEWCRTLFKTDIKIKDLESLSKAKEIAKHIETAIDQIKHLRSAVEHTIQLSKKKGVQSNICNVCEASVNENKAEVADLQEQVIRLKAMLSAKREQIATLRTVLKSNKNTAEVALTNLKSKYENEKSIVNETMLKLRNELRMLKENAATFSSLRAMFAARCEEYVTQVDELQRQLTIAEDERKTLNQLLRLAVQQKLCLTMKLEELEVDRELRNTRRHATGANGRGRARLLQQTNRPHLGRDFF; encoded by the exons ATGGCTACAGTTGAAGGCATTACAGTAGAGGATCTCAGGACGGAGATTGAAAGACTCTCAAGAGAATTAGATTTAGCTTCCACGGAGAAGATACAATCCGCTCAATATGGTCTTGCATTACTCGAAGAAAAATCGGCTCTACAACAAAAGTGCAATGATCTCGAGGCCCTCTATGAAAACACGAAGCATGAGTTAGAGATCGCACAAGAG GCCTTAACTAAAGTTCAAACAACTACTATATTGACTACAAAAAGTGGTATTGAACAAGAGGAGAGTCTTTTAAGTGAAAGTGCAGCAAGAGAAACGTCTttacaaatacaaattttagaactggaaaatgaaacaaagcag TTACGTCATGAATTAGAACGAGTACAAGCTGAGCGTGATCATGCACTTcaggaaagagaggaaatagGTAAAGATCATCTACAAgcagaaacagaaagaaaaacattaagAACGGAATTACGTGAATGTAGATTTCGTGAAACTAGATTACTTCAAGATTATTCAGAATTAGAAGATGAAAATATCTCGCTACAAAAACAAGTATCTGGTCTGCGGTCCAGTCAAGTAGAATTTGAAGGTGCCAAACATGAAATTAGAAGATTAACAGAGGAAGTAGAACTTTTAAATAGTCAAGTAGAAGAATTAACTAATTTAAAAAGGATTGCTGAAAAACAAATGGAAGAGGCATTAGAATCCTTACAAGCTGAACGTGAAGCTAAATATGCACTTAAGAAGGAATTGGATCAACGAATTAATAGTGAATCCATTTATAATCTCAGTAATCTTGCTCTTTCTATTAGAGGAATTACTGAAGATCAAACAATATGTAGTGATGGTGAAGATGATCCGCCTGCATTACGTAGAATTGAGGCAGATTTGAAAACTCAAGAACCAGGAACTTCTGCAGCAGATAAACAAGTAGACTTGTTCTCTGAAATTCatttgaatgaattaaaaaaattagaaaaacaattaGAACTTGCTGAATCTGAAAAAGTTCATTTAACTCAGAATTTAAGGGAATCTCAATATGCAGTTGAAAAAAGCCAAGGAGAGTTACAAACATTTATTGCACGAATTATGCAATTAACAGCACATGTGCAATCATTGCAACATCTTCATTCCAAATTACCTggaaaggaaaatgaagaagttACAATGGAAAAATTGAATCAg gCTATTATGCAATACCATCAATGGAGTACAATGTCTGCCCGTGAAGTAGATCAGCTGCAAAAAGATTTAACGGAATTAGAGAATGGTTTAACAGTATCTGATGCAACACAGCAATTAAGAACGGAATTAACAAATTTGAGAAATAAG CTTTTAGATACTGAACAAAGAAGTATGCAACTCGAATCTGATGTTTGTACCCTCTCCAAACTTGCTATAGAAGCTGGAGGCTTTCTTGATTCAGCGCAAAATGATTTGCAAAATATTTCTGATGAATTGGTGTACCTTTATCATCATGTGTGTGCAGTCAATGGAGAAATGCCTTCACGTGTTGTCCTCGACCATGAAAAAATTGTtcctgaaaaagaagaagaaggaaatggTAAAATTGAATGGTGTAGAACTTTGTTCAAaacagatattaaaattaaggATCTAGAAAGTCTTAGCAAAGCAAAAGAAATTGCTAAGCATATAGAAACTGCTATTGATCAAATAAAACATCTGAGAAGTGCAGTAGAACATACAATACAATTATCTAAGAAGAAGGGAGTACAATCAAACATTTGTAATGTTTGTGAAG cATCTGTAAATGAGAATAAGGCCGAAGTGGCAGATTTGCAAGAACAAGTTATAAGATTAAAGGCAATGTTGTCTGCTAAACGTGAACAGATAGCAACTCTAAGGACAGTATTAAAGTCAAATAAAAACACGGCTGAAGTAGCATTAACAAATTTGAAGagtaaatatgaaaatgagaaaagtatTGTTAATGAAACCATGTTGAAATTACGAAATGAACTTAGAATGTTGAAAGAAAATGCAGCTACATTTTCAa GTTTACGTGCAATGTTCGCTGCACGTTGTGAAGAATATGTTACTCAAGTGGATGAACTACAACGTCAGCTGACTATAGCAGAGGATGAAAGGAAGACCTTGAATCAACTTTTACGCCTCGCAGTGCAACAAAAGCTTTGTCTCACGATGAAGCTTGAAGAATTAGAAGTTGATAGAGAATTGCGAAATACCAGAAGACATGCTACTGGTGCTAATGGACGAGGTAGAGCGCGATTATTACAACAAACAAACCGTCCACATTTAGGCAGAGATTTCTTCTAG
- the LOC124431725 gene encoding uncharacterized protein LOC124431725 isoform X2 → MNIITEDDKFVPLHFVFCNFYGEDTCFCWNDDKFVMFPYVQEKYTSLLPVLIAPKQIKTIQCFSNRVFFTCLPHGVYKLSRDRRFSVLSKSAISVGSIFFEILKTKDDHLYLENKQNKSSKILLHLPLMSKQLEELCTFPLNMENSEHEFRNILLDKIDMVDNLCLIGNGKKLFTLTKEVIHLIHSCDNKIINIVPIQNDKKINGLVLITNTDAIIIVHSKNNILRYKKLYLGVNVKTLCAGLNYQCSDKIWIVYSDGSKLYYMIMTLSTEIYKKVKIEEKNFICVQYYEKDKFVGLTKTKELHELSINPIENCVNEEISKDDFINLHKDMLKDPVIEKKKKLKEKQIKRDKTNFINAKINLIRNLMLTKNLTMKKLSEMKKKIRKEICDF, encoded by the exons atgaatattataacagAGGATGATAAATTTGTCCCATtacattttgtattttgtaatttttatggTGAAGATACATGTTTTTGTTGGAACGATGATAAATTTGTTATGTTTCCATACgtacaagaaaaatatacatctTTGTTGCCAGTTTTGATTGCAccgaaacaaataaaaactatacAATGCTTTTCCAATAGAGTTTTCTTTACATGTTTACCACATGGTGTATATAAACTTTCAAGAGATAGAAGATTCAGTGTATTAAGTAAAAGTGCTATAAGTGTTGGTTCCATATTTTTTGAGATACTTAAGACAAAGGATGATCACTTATATttggaaaataaacaaaacaaatcgaGTAAAATATTACTTCATTTGCCACTCATGTCAAAACAACTAGAAGAATTATGTACTTTTCCTTTGAACATGGAAAATTCAGAACATGAATTTAGAAACATATTACtagataaaattgatatgGTAGATAATTTATGTTTGATTGGAAATGGTAAAAAGTTATTTACTTTAACAAAAGaagtaattcatttaattcatagttgtgataataaaataataaacattgtaCCTATACAAAATGACAAAAAGATTAATGGATTAGTACTTATAACAAATACAGATGCAATTATCATTGTGcattcaaaaaataatatattacgcTATAAAAAACTTTATCTAGGAGTAAATGTTAAAACCCTTTGTGCAGGACTTAATTACCAATGTAGCGATAAAATATGGATTGTTTATTCCGATGGATCcaaattgtattatatgataatgacACTTTCTAccgaaatatataagaaagtaaaaatagaagaaaaaaattttatttgcgtgcaatattatgaaaaagataaatttgtaGGTCTAACTAAAACAAAAGAACTTCATGAATTATCCATTAATCCAATAGAAAATTGTgtaaatgaagaaatttccaaagatgattttataaatcttcATAAAGATATGTTAAAAG ATCCAGttatagagaagaagaagaaactaaaagaaaagcaaattaagagagataaaacaaattttataaatgctaaaataaatcttataagGAATTTAATGTTGACAAAAAACTTAActatgaaaaaattatcagagatgaaaaagaagataagaaaagaaatatgtgacttttaa
- the LOC124431209 gene encoding protein bicaudal D isoform X1 yields the protein MATVEGITVEDLRTEIERLSRELDLASTEKIQSAQYGLALLEEKSALQQKCNDLEALYENTKHELEIAQEALTKVQTTTILTTKSGIEQEESLLSESAARETSLQIQILELENETKQLRHELERVQAERDHALQEREEIGKDHLQAETERKTLRTELRECRFRETRLLQDYSELEDENISLQKQVSGLRSSQVEFEGAKHEIRRLTEEVELLNSQVEELTNLKRIAEKQMEEALESLQAEREAKYALKKELDQRINSESIYNLSNLALSIRGITEDQTICSDGEDDPPALRRIEADLKTQEPGTSAADKQVDLFSEIHLNELKKLEKQLELAESEKVHLTQNLRESQYAVEKSQGELQTFIARIMQLTAHVQSLQHLHSKLPGKENEEVTMEKLNQAIMQYHQWSTMSAREVDQLQKDLTELENGLTVSDATQQLRTELTNLRNKIPESEKMLREKLLDTEQRSMQLESDVCTLSKLAIEAGGFLDSAQNDLQNISDELVYLYHHVCAVNGEMPSRVVLDHEKIVPEKEEEGNGKIEWCRTLFKTDIKIKDLESLSKAKEIAKHIETAIDQIKHLRSAVEHTIQLSKKKGVQSNICNVCEASVNENKAEVADLQEQVIRLKAMLSAKREQIATLRTVLKSNKNTAEVALTNLKSKYENEKSIVNETMLKLRNELRMLKENAATFSSLRAMFAARCEEYVTQVDELQRQLTIAEDERKTLNQLLRLAVQQKLCLTMKLEELEVDRELRNTRRHATGANGRGRARLLQQTNRPHLGRDFF from the exons ATGGCTACAGTTGAAGGCATTACAGTAGAGGATCTCAGGACGGAGATTGAAAGACTCTCAAGAGAATTAGATTTAGCTTCCACGGAGAAGATACAATCCGCTCAATATGGTCTTGCATTACTCGAAGAAAAATCGGCTCTACAACAAAAGTGCAATGATCTCGAGGCCCTCTATGAAAACACGAAGCATGAGTTAGAGATCGCACAAGAG GCCTTAACTAAAGTTCAAACAACTACTATATTGACTACAAAAAGTGGTATTGAACAAGAGGAGAGTCTTTTAAGTGAAAGTGCAGCAAGAGAAACGTCTttacaaatacaaattttagaactggaaaatgaaacaaagcag TTACGTCATGAATTAGAACGAGTACAAGCTGAGCGTGATCATGCACTTcaggaaagagaggaaatagGTAAAGATCATCTACAAgcagaaacagaaagaaaaacattaagAACGGAATTACGTGAATGTAGATTTCGTGAAACTAGATTACTTCAAGATTATTCAGAATTAGAAGATGAAAATATCTCGCTACAAAAACAAGTATCTGGTCTGCGGTCCAGTCAAGTAGAATTTGAAGGTGCCAAACATGAAATTAGAAGATTAACAGAGGAAGTAGAACTTTTAAATAGTCAAGTAGAAGAATTAACTAATTTAAAAAGGATTGCTGAAAAACAAATGGAAGAGGCATTAGAATCCTTACAAGCTGAACGTGAAGCTAAATATGCACTTAAGAAGGAATTGGATCAACGAATTAATAGTGAATCCATTTATAATCTCAGTAATCTTGCTCTTTCTATTAGAGGAATTACTGAAGATCAAACAATATGTAGTGATGGTGAAGATGATCCGCCTGCATTACGTAGAATTGAGGCAGATTTGAAAACTCAAGAACCAGGAACTTCTGCAGCAGATAAACAAGTAGACTTGTTCTCTGAAATTCatttgaatgaattaaaaaaattagaaaaacaattaGAACTTGCTGAATCTGAAAAAGTTCATTTAACTCAGAATTTAAGGGAATCTCAATATGCAGTTGAAAAAAGCCAAGGAGAGTTACAAACATTTATTGCACGAATTATGCAATTAACAGCACATGTGCAATCATTGCAACATCTTCATTCCAAATTACCTggaaaggaaaatgaagaagttACAATGGAAAAATTGAATCAg gCTATTATGCAATACCATCAATGGAGTACAATGTCTGCCCGTGAAGTAGATCAGCTGCAAAAAGATTTAACGGAATTAGAGAATGGTTTAACAGTATCTGATGCAACACAGCAATTAAGAACGGAATTAACAAATTTGAGAAATAAG ATCCCAGAATCAGAGAAGATGCTTCGAGAAAAG CTTTTAGATACTGAACAAAGAAGTATGCAACTCGAATCTGATGTTTGTACCCTCTCCAAACTTGCTATAGAAGCTGGAGGCTTTCTTGATTCAGCGCAAAATGATTTGCAAAATATTTCTGATGAATTGGTGTACCTTTATCATCATGTGTGTGCAGTCAATGGAGAAATGCCTTCACGTGTTGTCCTCGACCATGAAAAAATTGTtcctgaaaaagaagaagaaggaaatggTAAAATTGAATGGTGTAGAACTTTGTTCAAaacagatattaaaattaaggATCTAGAAAGTCTTAGCAAAGCAAAAGAAATTGCTAAGCATATAGAAACTGCTATTGATCAAATAAAACATCTGAGAAGTGCAGTAGAACATACAATACAATTATCTAAGAAGAAGGGAGTACAATCAAACATTTGTAATGTTTGTGAAG cATCTGTAAATGAGAATAAGGCCGAAGTGGCAGATTTGCAAGAACAAGTTATAAGATTAAAGGCAATGTTGTCTGCTAAACGTGAACAGATAGCAACTCTAAGGACAGTATTAAAGTCAAATAAAAACACGGCTGAAGTAGCATTAACAAATTTGAAGagtaaatatgaaaatgagaaaagtatTGTTAATGAAACCATGTTGAAATTACGAAATGAACTTAGAATGTTGAAAGAAAATGCAGCTACATTTTCAa GTTTACGTGCAATGTTCGCTGCACGTTGTGAAGAATATGTTACTCAAGTGGATGAACTACAACGTCAGCTGACTATAGCAGAGGATGAAAGGAAGACCTTGAATCAACTTTTACGCCTCGCAGTGCAACAAAAGCTTTGTCTCACGATGAAGCTTGAAGAATTAGAAGTTGATAGAGAATTGCGAAATACCAGAAGACATGCTACTGGTGCTAATGGACGAGGTAGAGCGCGATTATTACAACAAACAAACCGTCCACATTTAGGCAGAGATTTCTTCTAG
- the LOC124431715 gene encoding X-ray repair cross-complementing protein 5-like isoform X1 — protein MANKKESLIFVIDVGVSSKDSLSNSFLLDKAKVITRRLIERKIFYRPKDEIGLILSGSTISFNRLDFKNIQEVHSMQVPNWNLIKIVSNLEVTDCISNWIKALYVAIDYVKRECVDKTNKKIVLFSDFKEVSKITDFDISDIIPALKDQEITLLAIGLEPLFNKPQNTITSSENLILNIYKQANGKYKTVNQALDDVKFIRKTQSRLLPWTCLLELLDIKIPIKSFVKVTKESRFPSWENMTNETSQSKTIEPNKPVKVERVKEYQDRQREFHNSKHIIHGYIYGGVFIPFSKEDEEAMLYKSGLKSYKFLYFTKKNHVDIQYWCSSTSNHIILPADKNAAPQFYSLMQAMINKDVVAIVRKVYRKNSNPNIVALFPRINIPDEPWCFVEIILPFAEDIRRIEFKPLKSFVKKLSKKQNKIVDNLLDAFMLIDTNNSSIKKFMPGCVPNPMKQNAFNMLSYRALNPEKPLPSVDSEVTNLLTSYQEIIESNIENIKILFDLPDDSMDNIQTSKDTVDMQSKEQPNVGSSQTLDAAKNNSVTNNDTSEEMILPSDILDVDMDSLVNNI, from the exons ATGGCTAACAAAAAg GAATCATTGATATTTGTAATTGATGTGGGTGTATCATCAAAGGATTCTTTATCTAATTCTTTTCTGTTGGACAAAGCAAAAGTTATTACTCGGCGTTTAATAGAAAGgaag atattttatcgaCCAAAAGATGAAATTGGCTTGATATTATCAGGTTCAACTATCTCATTCAATAGACttgatttcaaaaatattcaagAAGTTCATAGCATGCAAGTACCAAATTGGAACTTGATAAAGATTGTTTCAAATCTGGAAGTTACAGATTGTATATCAAATTGGATAAAAGCTCTTTATGTTGCTATTGATTATGTTAAACGTGAATGTGT agataaaacaaataaaaaaatagttttattttctgATTTTAAGgaagtatcaaaaataactGATTTTGACATAAGTGATATAATACCAGCATTAAAAGATCAAGAAATTACATTACTAGCTAT TGGCTTAGAACCATTATTTAATAAACCTCAAAACACCATTACATCCAGTGAAAATCTCATTCTCAATATTTACAAacaa GCTAATGGGAAATACAAGACAGTTAATCAAGCACTTGATGATGTAAAGTTTATTAGAAAAACACAGTCTAGGCTTTTACCATGGACGTGCTTATTAGAATtacttgatataaaaataccaATTAAATCATTTGTCAAG GTAACAAAGGAATCAAGATTTCCATCATGGGAAAATATGACTAATGAAACTTCGCAAAGTAAAACAATAGAGCCTAATAAACCTGTAAAAGTGGAACGTGTTAAAGAATACCAAGATAGACAAAGGGAATTTCATAATTCGAAACATATAATACATGGTTATATATATGGTGGTGTTTTTATACCATTTTCAA aggaagatgaagaggCTATGCTGTATAAAAGTGGCCTTAAaagttataaatttttgtactttacaaagaaaaatcatgTTGACATTCAATATTGGTGTAGCAGTACCAGTAATCACATAATTTTGCCTGCTGATAAG aACGCAGCACCACAATTTTATAGTTTAATGCAAGCTATGATTAATAAAGatgttgttgctattgttagaAAAGTATATAGAAAGAACTCAAATCCAAATATAGTAGCACTATTTCCACGTATTAATATTCCAGATGAACCTTGg TGTTTTGTAGAGATCATACTACCATTTGCGGaagatataagaagaatagaatTCAAACCTTTAAAatctttcgttaaaaaattatcaaaaaaacaaaataaaattgtagatAATTTATTAGATGCTTTTATGTTAATTGATACAAA tAATTCgtccattaaaaaatttatgccTGGGTGTGTTCCAAATCCCATGAAACAAAATGCGTTTAATATGCTATCATATCGCGCATTAAATCCAGAAAAACCATTGCCGTCTGTTGATAGTGAAGTAACAAACTTGTTGACATCTTatcaagaaataatagaaagtaatattgaaaatatcaaaatattgtTCGACTTACCTGATGATAGTATGGATAATATACAAAC atcCAAAGATACTGTAGATATGCAATCCAAAGAACAGCCAAACGTTGGATCCAGCCAGACATTGGATGCAGCCAAAAATAATTCTGTTACAAATAATGATACTTCTGAAGAAATGATTTTACCTTCAGATATATTAGATGTAGATATGGATTCAttggtaaataatatttga
- the LOC124431725 gene encoding uncharacterized protein LOC124431725 isoform X1 has product MNIITEDDKFVPLHFVFCNFYGEDTCFCWNDDKFVMFPYVQEKYTSLLPVLIAPKQIKTIQCFSNRVFFTCLPHGVYKLSRDRRFSVLSKSAISVGSIFFEILKTKDDHLYLENKQNKSSKILLHLPLMSKQLEELCTFPLNMENSEHEFRNILLDKIDMVDNLCLIGNGKKLFTLTKEVIHLIHSCDNKIINIVPIQNDKKINGLVLITNTDAIIIVHSKNNILRYKKLYLGVNVKTLCAGLNYQCSDKIWIVYSDGSKLYYMIMTLSTEIYKKVKIEEKNFICVQYYEKDKFVGLTKTKELHELSINPIENCVNEEISKDDFINLHKDMLKGTDLIVEQIYERAKELELWNKILLTEEDKLYRINLYACRKKIQMYPKMTVYRIANQLFLNMDFQENLPKNVYIVCFLVSNYETTFSIKEIVNNETSIDLPIVTKKLFNSLQIRMDLVTIINVEQPWFLIRDFVTDPVIEKKKKLKEKQIKRDKTNFINAKINLIRNLMLTKNLTMKKLSEMKKKIRKEICDF; this is encoded by the coding sequence atgaatattataacagAGGATGATAAATTTGTCCCATtacattttgtattttgtaatttttatggTGAAGATACATGTTTTTGTTGGAACGATGATAAATTTGTTATGTTTCCATACgtacaagaaaaatatacatctTTGTTGCCAGTTTTGATTGCAccgaaacaaataaaaactatacAATGCTTTTCCAATAGAGTTTTCTTTACATGTTTACCACATGGTGTATATAAACTTTCAAGAGATAGAAGATTCAGTGTATTAAGTAAAAGTGCTATAAGTGTTGGTTCCATATTTTTTGAGATACTTAAGACAAAGGATGATCACTTATATttggaaaataaacaaaacaaatcgaGTAAAATATTACTTCATTTGCCACTCATGTCAAAACAACTAGAAGAATTATGTACTTTTCCTTTGAACATGGAAAATTCAGAACATGAATTTAGAAACATATTACtagataaaattgatatgGTAGATAATTTATGTTTGATTGGAAATGGTAAAAAGTTATTTACTTTAACAAAAGaagtaattcatttaattcatagttgtgataataaaataataaacattgtaCCTATACAAAATGACAAAAAGATTAATGGATTAGTACTTATAACAAATACAGATGCAATTATCATTGTGcattcaaaaaataatatattacgcTATAAAAAACTTTATCTAGGAGTAAATGTTAAAACCCTTTGTGCAGGACTTAATTACCAATGTAGCGATAAAATATGGATTGTTTATTCCGATGGATCcaaattgtattatatgataatgacACTTTCTAccgaaatatataagaaagtaaaaatagaagaaaaaaattttatttgcgtgcaatattatgaaaaagataaatttgtaGGTCTAACTAAAACAAAAGAACTTCATGAATTATCCATTAATCCAATAGAAAATTGTgtaaatgaagaaatttccaaagatgattttataaatcttcATAAAGATATGTTAAAAGGTACAGATTTAATTGTTGAACAAATCTATGAAAGAGCAAAAGAACTAGAATTGTGGAATAAAATACTTCTTACTGAAGAAGATAAACTTTATAGAATAAATCTTTATGCTtgcagaaagaaaatacaaatgtaTCCTAAAATGACAGTATATAGAATAGcaaatcaattatttcttaatatggattttcaagaaaatttaccaaaaaatgtttatattgttTGTTTCTTAGTATCCAATTATGAAACAACTTTCTCTATCaaagaaatagtaaataatGAAACTTCAATCGATTTACctatagtaacaaaaaaattatttaattctttacaaATCAGAATGGATTTAGTAACAATCATAAACGTAGAGCAACCATGGTTTCTTATAAGAGATTTTGTAACAGATCCAGttatagagaagaagaagaaactaaaagaaaagcaaattaagagagataaaacaaattttataaatgctaaaataaatcttataagGAATTTAATGTTGACAAAAAACTTAActatgaaaaaattatcagagatgaaaaagaagataagaaaagaaatatgtgacttttaa
- the LOC124431715 gene encoding X-ray repair cross-complementing protein 5-like isoform X2 codes for MQVPNWNLIKIVSNLEVTDCISNWIKALYVAIDYVKRECVDKTNKKIVLFSDFKEVSKITDFDISDIIPALKDQEITLLAIGLEPLFNKPQNTITSSENLILNIYKQANGKYKTVNQALDDVKFIRKTQSRLLPWTCLLELLDIKIPIKSFVKVTKESRFPSWENMTNETSQSKTIEPNKPVKVERVKEYQDRQREFHNSKHIIHGYIYGGVFIPFSKEDEEAMLYKSGLKSYKFLYFTKKNHVDIQYWCSSTSNHIILPADKNAAPQFYSLMQAMINKDVVAIVRKVYRKNSNPNIVALFPRINIPDEPWCFVEIILPFAEDIRRIEFKPLKSFVKKLSKKQNKIVDNLLDAFMLIDTNNSSIKKFMPGCVPNPMKQNAFNMLSYRALNPEKPLPSVDSEVTNLLTSYQEIIESNIENIKILFDLPDDSMDNIQTSKDTVDMQSKEQPNVGSSQTLDAAKNNSVTNNDTSEEMILPSDILDVDMDSLVNNI; via the exons ATGCAAGTACCAAATTGGAACTTGATAAAGATTGTTTCAAATCTGGAAGTTACAGATTGTATATCAAATTGGATAAAAGCTCTTTATGTTGCTATTGATTATGTTAAACGTGAATGTGT agataaaacaaataaaaaaatagttttattttctgATTTTAAGgaagtatcaaaaataactGATTTTGACATAAGTGATATAATACCAGCATTAAAAGATCAAGAAATTACATTACTAGCTAT TGGCTTAGAACCATTATTTAATAAACCTCAAAACACCATTACATCCAGTGAAAATCTCATTCTCAATATTTACAAacaa GCTAATGGGAAATACAAGACAGTTAATCAAGCACTTGATGATGTAAAGTTTATTAGAAAAACACAGTCTAGGCTTTTACCATGGACGTGCTTATTAGAATtacttgatataaaaataccaATTAAATCATTTGTCAAG GTAACAAAGGAATCAAGATTTCCATCATGGGAAAATATGACTAATGAAACTTCGCAAAGTAAAACAATAGAGCCTAATAAACCTGTAAAAGTGGAACGTGTTAAAGAATACCAAGATAGACAAAGGGAATTTCATAATTCGAAACATATAATACATGGTTATATATATGGTGGTGTTTTTATACCATTTTCAA aggaagatgaagaggCTATGCTGTATAAAAGTGGCCTTAAaagttataaatttttgtactttacaaagaaaaatcatgTTGACATTCAATATTGGTGTAGCAGTACCAGTAATCACATAATTTTGCCTGCTGATAAG aACGCAGCACCACAATTTTATAGTTTAATGCAAGCTATGATTAATAAAGatgttgttgctattgttagaAAAGTATATAGAAAGAACTCAAATCCAAATATAGTAGCACTATTTCCACGTATTAATATTCCAGATGAACCTTGg TGTTTTGTAGAGATCATACTACCATTTGCGGaagatataagaagaatagaatTCAAACCTTTAAAatctttcgttaaaaaattatcaaaaaaacaaaataaaattgtagatAATTTATTAGATGCTTTTATGTTAATTGATACAAA tAATTCgtccattaaaaaatttatgccTGGGTGTGTTCCAAATCCCATGAAACAAAATGCGTTTAATATGCTATCATATCGCGCATTAAATCCAGAAAAACCATTGCCGTCTGTTGATAGTGAAGTAACAAACTTGTTGACATCTTatcaagaaataatagaaagtaatattgaaaatatcaaaatattgtTCGACTTACCTGATGATAGTATGGATAATATACAAAC atcCAAAGATACTGTAGATATGCAATCCAAAGAACAGCCAAACGTTGGATCCAGCCAGACATTGGATGCAGCCAAAAATAATTCTGTTACAAATAATGATACTTCTGAAGAAATGATTTTACCTTCAGATATATTAGATGTAGATATGGATTCAttggtaaataatatttga